The following proteins are co-located in the Heteronotia binoei isolate CCM8104 ecotype False Entrance Well chromosome 21, APGP_CSIRO_Hbin_v1, whole genome shotgun sequence genome:
- the LOC132588927 gene encoding microtubule-associated protein futsch-like: MDDSAPTLDKIIFGSEEKLEAEEQKQNDEIREETNSEVQNQEGGDSGPVVEEEAPKRTLYSKDVLDQSQQTDSKVSIFSRKDFTEQSQQTDISGSTTSLRKQSRGSSPRVLGQESRRSSQQTAGHQTVHSHKSSRAQSEQEIILPEDTETAQELRYRNEQPEGQESRRTSRQLEMQPEEKEEQRRESRHASLQSVGRQAPQSRKASQGQTLNADDTGEEVAWISETTGVKMVCKSQQTNRVHGIQSLSELLHLFRQATEMSRVSDKERSNSEAAIMSPAVQESRRSSQQLEGKESQHDSQQPAVQESRHSIQQAEKQESRRGSQKPAEQESRHSIQQTGEQESRRGSQKPAEQESCHSIQQTGEQESRRGSQKPAEQESRHSIQQTGEQESRRGSQQPVVQESRRSTQQLEEQEPRITSQPPIGQESHHSIQSKSEEQKTKRHRKVNKNITDCAQQTDSTETLRRPLLEIGVQTGVSESTAVELQDSRHGSQQLGLEGYNSENLPDQSQDTCSAFQQPEVQEARHDDVPHELQEPDSDQYENQDLHRGSLPVKFPESLHDSQQYELRDFRQSSLPAVLEDSYLSNKYCNAQGLLDNIPHECKIVEEEYMPGIQQTVTEESQDGSQQPPGTEAKNDENEPQAPIAPESEHVQQKQKVSFAQQTYSIISIEKAIWLNRRTGRLMKNQSQQTIESWLHKTKIQPSEKTVSKTGDLEDHESTHDICEKEQMKDLTELELQRGAQEPTVPESRKGSQRVAFDSRKGSEQPTAPESRRSTQDAIAPESRKESQQTSVCESRRGSELPTIYETRKGSEQSSAPESQRDSQQPTAPESRRESQQPTAPESRRESQRPTAPESRRESQQPTAPESHRGSEQPTAPESRRESQQPTVPESRRESQQPTAPESRRESQQPTAPESRKESQQPTAPESRKESQQPTAPESRKESQQPTAPESRKESQQPTAPESRKESQQPTAPESRRESQQPTAPESRRESQQPTAPESRKESQQPTAPESRKESQQPTAPESRRVSQQPTAPESRRESQQPTAPESRRVSQQPTAPESRRESQQPTAPESRRESQQPTAPESRRESQQPTAPESRRVSQQPTAPESRRESQQPTAPESRRESQQPTAPESRRESQQPTAPESRRVSQQPTVPESRRESQQPTAPESRRVSQQPTVPESRRESQQPTAPVSRRGSDQPTALESRRGSEHPTTPESKRGSKQYTAPESQRDSEQPSNEQQLSQEPQKSSQEFLQGELELGTEKEPQMPTRSDSELAQPKPKSSFSAKAQQTYSIISLELNTWINRRSGKVMTCSGQQTDKSWLQDYIARKLNLTSKESLSKSAQPEAEKIEPSSPEAPGKDSTELQHGDQDEFKTEGPSEVPEDQGTNVLEDNKAQEEQPLPIEPLTSSQQDIELQFQKDKDMPESRRGSQQVDMTQSRKGSQQPDVPQSQRGSQQVDMTQSRKGSQQPDVPQSQRGSQQVDMTQSRKGQPTA, encoded by the exons AGATTATCTTGCCTGAAGATACTGAAACGGCGCAAGAACTTCGATATAGGAACGAACAACCGGAAGGTCAGGAATCCCGCCGCACTAGTCGCCAACTAGAGATGCagccagaagaaaaagaagaacagaGAAGGGAATCTCGGCATGCCAGTCTGCAGTCTGTCGGCCGCCAGGCCCCGCAGAGCCGGAAAGCTTCCCAAGGGCAAACACTGAATGCAGATGATACAGGGGAGGAAGTAGCATGGATCAGTGAAACGACAGGTGTGAAAATGGTGTGCAAGAGTCAGCAAACAAATAGGGTGCATGGAATTCAGTCGCTTTCTGAACTTCTGCATCTTTTTAGACAAGCAACTGAAATGAGCAGAGTTTCAGATAAAGAGAGGTCTAATAGTGAAGCAGCAATAATGTCACCTGCAGTGCAAGAATCCCGCCGCAGCAGCCAACAATTAGAAGGAAAAGAATCACAACATGATAGCCAACAACCTGCGGTACAAGAGTCTCGCCATAGCATTCAACAGGCAGAGAAACAGGAATCACGACGTGGTAGCCAAAAACCTGCGGAACAGGAGTCTCGCCACAGCATTCAACAGACAGGGGAACAGGAATCACGACGTGGTAGCCAAAAACCTGCGGAACAGGAGTCTTGCCACAGCATTCAACAGACAGGGGAACAGGAATCACGACGTGGTAGCCAAAAACCTGCGGAACAAGAGTCTCGCCACAGCATTCAACAGACAGGGGAACAGGAATCACGACGTGGTAGTCAACAACCTGTGGTACAAGAGTCTCGCCGCAGTACTCAACAGCTAGAGGAACAGGAACCCAGAATTACCAGCCAGCCACCAATAGGCCAGGAGTCTCACCACAGCATCCAATCCAAGTCAGAGGAACAAAAAACAAAGCGACATAGAAAAGTAAACAAAAATATAACTGATTGTGCTCAACAAACAGACAGTACTGAGACCCTAAGGAGACCATTGTTAGAAATAGGTGTGCAGACGGGCGTTTCTGAAAGTACAGCAGTTGAATTGCAAGATTCTCGCCatggcagccagcagcttggcCTGGAAGGATACAATTCAGAGAATCTTCCAGACCAGTCGCAAGACACTTGTAGTGCTTTCCAGCAACCTGAAGTACAGGAAGCCCGCCACGACGATGTGCCACATGAACTGCAAGAACCGGACAGCGACCAGTATGAAAATCAAGATCTGCACCGGGGCAGTCTTCCAGTTAAGTTTCCAGAATCCCTCCATGATAGCCAGCAATATGAATTACGAGACTTCCGTCAGAGTAGTCTCCCAGCTGTATTGGAAGATTCCTACCTTAGCAACAAATACTGTAATGCTCAAGGTCTATTAGATAACATTCCGCATGAGTGTAAGATAGTTGAAGAAGAATACATGCCTGGTATTCAACAAACAGTGACAGAGGAATCTCAGGATGGAAGCCAACAGCCCCCAGGGACAGAAGCCAAGAACGATGAAAACGAACCCCAAGCGCCCATTGCTCCTGAAAGCGAGCACGTCCAGCAAAAACAGAAAGTGTCGTTTGCTCAGCAGACGTATAGCATTATTTCAATAGAAAAAGCTATCTGGTTAAACAGAAGAACTGGCAGATTAATGAAAAACCAGAGTCAACAGACTATAGAGAGTTGGCTCCATAAGACAAAAATACAACCTAGTGAAAAAACAGTATCAAAGACTGGAGACCTGGAGGATCATGAGTCAACTCATGACATATGTGAAAAGGAACAAATGAAAGACCTTACAGAGCTTGAGTTGCAAAGAGGCGCCCAAGAGCCTACAGTACCTGAGTCCCGGAAGGGAAGTCAACGCGTTGCATTTGATTCCCGGAAGGGAAGCGAACAACCCACTGCTCCTGAGTCCCGGAGGAGCACCCAAGACGCTATAGCACCTGAGTCCCGGAAGGAAAGCCAGCAGACCTCTGTATGTGAGTCCCGAAGGGGGAGTGAACTGCCCACTATATATGAGACCCGGAAGGGAAGTGAACAGTCCAGTGCTCCTGAATCCCAGAGGGACAGCCAACAGCCTACAGCCCCTGAGTCCCGGAGAGAGAGCCAGCAGCCTACAGCCCCCGAGTCCCGGAGAGAGAGCCAACGGCCTACAGCACCTGAGTCCCGGAGAGAGAGCCAGCAGCCTACAGCACCTGAGTCCCACAGAGGGAGTGAACAGCCTACAGCCCCCGAGTCCCGGAGAGAGAGCCAACAGCCTACAGTCCCCGAGTCCCGGAGAGAGAGCCAACAGCCTACAGCACCCGAATCCCGGAGAGAGAGCCAGCAGCCTACAGCACCTGAGTCCCGGAAAGAGAGCCAACAGCCTACAGCACCCGAGTCCCGGAAAGAGAGCCAACAGCCTACAGCACCCGAGTCCCGGAAAGAGAGCCAACAGCCTACAGCACCCGAGTCCCGGAAAGAGAGCCAACAGCCTACAGCACCCGAGTCCCGGAAAGAGAGCCAACAGCCTACAGCACCCGAGTCCCGGAGAGAGAGCCAACAGCCTACAGCACCCGAGTCCCGGAGAGAGAGCCAACAGCCTACAGCACCCGAGTCCCGGAAAGAGAGCCAACAGCCTACAGCACCCGAGTCCCGGAAAGAGAGCCAACAGCCTACAGCACCCGAGTCCCGAAGAGTGAGCCAACAGCCTACAGCACCTGAGTCCCGGAGAGAGAGCCAACAGCCTACAGCACCTGAGTCCCGAAGAGTGAGCCAACAGCCTACAGCACCCGAGTCCCGGAGAGAGAGCCAACAGCCTACAGCACCCGAGTCCCGAAGAGAGAGCCAACAGCCTACAGCACCCGAGTCCCGGAGAGAGAGCCAACAGCCTACAGCACCTGAGTCCCGAAGAGTGAGCCAACAGCCTACAGCACCTGAGTCCCGGAGAGAGAGCCAACAGCCTACAGCACCTGAGTCCCGGAGAGAGAGCCAACAGCCTACAGCACCTGAGTCCCGGAGAGAGAGCCAACAGCCTACAGCACCTGAGTCCCGAAGAGTGAGCCAACAGCCTACAGTACCTGAGTCCCGGAGAGAGAGCCAACAGCCTACAGCACCTGAGTCCCGAAGAGTGAGCCAACAGCCTACAGTACCTGAGTCCCGGAGAGAGAGCCAACAGCCTACAGCGCCTGTGTCCCGGCGAGGAAGTGACCAGCCTACAGCACTCGAGTCCCGGAGAGGGAGTGAACATCCTACTACACCTGAATCCAAGAGAGGGAGTAAACAGTATACAGCTCCAGAGTCCCAAAGAGACAGTGAACAACCTAGTAATGAGCAACAATTAAGCCAAGAACCCCAAAAGAGCAGCCAGGAATTTCTACAAGGAGAATTGGAATTGGGTACTGAAAAAGAACCCCAAATGCCAACTCGTAGTGACAGTGAACTGGCTCAACCTAAACCAAAGTCTTCCTTTTCTGCCAAGGCTCAACAAACATATAGCATTATTTCTCTTGagttaaatacttggataaacaGAAGATCTGGCAAAGTAATGACGTGTAGTGGTCAACAAACGGACAAAAGTTGGCTTCAGGATTATATAGCAAGAAAACTAAACCTTACCTCAAAAGAAAGCCTATCAAAAAGTGCTCAGCCTGAAGCAGAGAAGATTGAACCCTCCAGTCCTGAGGCTCCTGGAAAAGATTCTACTGAACTGCAACACGGAGACCAGGATGAATTTAAGACTGAGGGGCCATCAGAGGTACCTGAAGACCAAGGAACAAATGTTCTTGAGGATAACAAAGCACAAGAAGAGCAACCACTGCCAATTGAACCACTAACAAGCAGTCAACAGGACATTGAATTACAGTTTCAAAAAGACAAGGACATGCCTGAATCCCGGCGGGGCAGCCAACAGGTTGACATGACCCAATCCCGGAAGGGCAGCCAACAGCCTGACGTGCCCCAGTCCCAGCGAGGCAGCCAACAGGTTGACATGACCCAATCCCGGAAGGGCAGCCAACAGCCTGACGTGCCCCAGTCCCAGCGAGGCAGCCAACAGGTTGACATGACCCAATCCCGGAAGG GGCAGCCAACAGCCTGA